The following proteins come from a genomic window of Leptospiraceae bacterium:
- a CDS encoding SulP family inorganic anion transporter produces MNLDAKYKFFLQEFIGGFSALLVALPSAIAYSLIIFSGLGNGYLKQAAIIGIVGTIVLSIVASVSGRTPGMVTAPSAPAGAVLSAFVMELVHRKNVSLEYIPIFVILTALFAGILQFTTGRAGLGKLVKYIPYPVVTGYLGSVGILIITGQLPKILGLSKISELWNDKFHLTNGNYVHFLIGVSTILAMILVIRISKKIPSAIFALFIGVITFFALGTLEKGLFDLNNNPYVIGKISASPLEFIENIKRTWTLILGFDIDLVLNLIVPVITLAFVLSIDTLKTCIVHDSLTGTRHDSNGELMGQGFANIISALTGGIPGSGTLGPTLVNLNSGGKTKLSGASVGIFSTIILFFLPDILSWIPIAALAGVLIVLGFRMLDWNSFKLLKFKSTIIDFLVIVIVIISALLYDLVTAAGLGLGWRYYFLFENKFVFQLSIEK; encoded by the coding sequence ATGAATTTAGATGCAAAATATAAATTTTTTTTACAGGAATTTATTGGAGGATTTTCTGCATTACTGGTCGCACTTCCGTCTGCTATTGCGTATAGTTTAATTATTTTTTCTGGTCTAGGTAATGGATACTTAAAACAAGCGGCCATAATCGGCATCGTGGGAACTATTGTACTAAGCATTGTTGCCTCGGTTTCTGGAAGAACACCTGGGATGGTAACTGCCCCAAGTGCTCCAGCTGGAGCCGTACTTTCTGCCTTTGTTATGGAATTAGTACATAGAAAAAATGTTTCCTTAGAATACATTCCGATTTTTGTTATTCTAACCGCACTGTTTGCCGGTATATTGCAATTTACCACTGGCCGAGCTGGGCTTGGGAAATTAGTAAAATACATTCCATATCCTGTTGTCACCGGGTATTTAGGTAGTGTTGGTATACTTATAATAACTGGACAGTTACCTAAGATTTTAGGTTTGTCGAAAATTTCAGAATTATGGAATGATAAGTTTCATTTAACGAATGGAAATTATGTTCATTTTTTAATTGGAGTTTCTACAATTCTTGCCATGATTCTAGTGATTCGAATTTCTAAAAAAATTCCGTCTGCTATTTTTGCTTTGTTTATTGGTGTGATTACTTTTTTTGCACTGGGAACTCTCGAAAAAGGGCTATTTGATTTAAATAACAACCCATATGTAATTGGAAAAATTTCTGCTTCTCCTTTAGAGTTTATAGAAAATATCAAAAGAACATGGACCCTGATTTTGGGTTTCGATATAGATCTTGTTTTAAATTTAATTGTACCAGTGATTACTTTAGCATTTGTTTTATCTATTGATACTTTAAAAACTTGTATTGTTCATGATTCATTGACCGGAACACGCCATGATTCAAACGGAGAATTAATGGGGCAAGGTTTTGCAAATATTATTTCCGCTCTAACAGGTGGAATTCCAGGTTCAGGCACATTAGGACCCACACTTGTTAATTTAAATAGTGGAGGTAAAACTAAATTATCCGGTGCTTCCGTAGGTATATTTAGCACTATAATTCTATTTTTTCTACCTGATATTTTATCATGGATTCCAATTGCGGCTTTAGCTGGAGTATTAATAGTTCTTGGGTTTAGAATGTTGGATTGGAATAGTTTCAAACTTTTAAAATTCAAATCTACGATCATAGATTTCTTGGTAATAGTAATAGTTATTATTTCTGCTTTATTATATGACTTGGTAACAGCGGCTGGTCTGGGATTGGGATGGCGATATTACTTTTTATTCGAGAACAAATTCGTTTTTCAGTTATCAATAGAAAAATGA
- a CDS encoding class I SAM-dependent methyltransferase — MINKNTDYSSRIDLYNKNSSLTKIIDRIKSNSRILEFGPAKGHMTKVLKKKLNCKVVCVEINTDFLNELKPYAEKVIISDIDELDWDKEFLENEKFDAIIFADVLEHLYDPWFVVEKCKSLLKEDGSFFASIPNVSHAGLVGSLLLGNFDYRPQGLLDKTHIRFFTRKSIIGLFENNGYYIHHFEEVILDWRESEFKDDLLDASGNLLELITRSPDSSVYQFFVEAKHMNPQNSIRISELENQVRNLKASHAIAVGKFILWTTGFLIPKFIMRKLLLRLFGKK; from the coding sequence ATGATAAATAAAAACACTGACTATTCAAGTAGAATTGATTTGTATAATAAAAACAGTTCTCTTACAAAAATTATAGATCGAATTAAGTCGAACTCTCGAATTTTGGAATTTGGACCTGCAAAAGGTCACATGACTAAAGTTTTGAAAAAAAAATTAAATTGTAAAGTAGTATGTGTTGAAATTAATACTGATTTTTTAAATGAACTGAAACCATATGCAGAGAAAGTAATTATTTCAGATATAGATGAATTAGATTGGGACAAAGAGTTTTTAGAGAATGAAAAATTTGACGCGATAATATTTGCGGATGTGTTAGAGCATTTGTATGATCCTTGGTTTGTAGTCGAAAAATGTAAATCACTTCTGAAGGAAGATGGATCTTTTTTTGCATCCATACCGAACGTTAGTCATGCAGGACTAGTTGGAAGTTTACTTCTTGGGAATTTTGATTATCGCCCACAAGGACTCTTAGATAAAACACATATTCGTTTTTTTACAAGAAAATCAATAATTGGACTGTTCGAGAATAATGGTTATTATATTCATCATTTTGAAGAAGTAATTTTAGATTGGAGAGAATCTGAATTTAAAGATGATTTATTGGATGCGTCTGGGAATTTATTAGAATTAATTACTCGATCACCCGATTCTTCAGTCTATCAATTTTTTGTAGAGGCTAAACATATGAATCCTCAAAATTCTATCCGCATTTCAGAGCTCGAAAATCAGGTTCGAAATCTAAAAGCCTCACATGCAATAGCGGTTGGTAAATTTATTCTCTGGACAACTGGATTTTTAATTCCTAAATTTATTATGAGAAAACTTCTTTTGCGTTTATTTGGGAAAAAATAA